AGTATGTTAAGATCATGAGGACCATGATTTAGTTTCTTGACATGATTTTTCaagttacccaaaaaaaaatttttttttttgcctctaATATGAAGTAGGAGGGATAATTTTAAAAATCGCCCTTAAGGTTTCATGAAATATCATCTAGCTCCCCTGAGATTTTCAAAATCTTGCTTAGCACCCTTAAAGTGATAGTGGAACCATATGTGACTATCAAAGGTGAAGAATTATTAATTATACCCTCATACTTAAAatttctaaacttgtttttctttctctaaatTTCGTGTTTTTCtttaagaatatatatatatatatatatatatatgaattgcAAATGTCAATGAAATATAGGATTTAATCAATGAAATATTCAGTATATTTGGAGAAAAATACCTGCAagttctttttttccctttttttgtgTTTCATAGTtatatttatctatttatttatttgttcctATTCAAGTAGAACACAAGAGAATGAAGTAATTGAAGCTCCAAACtctgtaatttttcaaattctgactttttctttttgtaatacAATTTTCATCTTTTACACCCATAAAAAAGTCAATATATTTTAAGTAAATTATCTGTATGATATTGAAGTTGAATTTCATCTATTGCTCAAATGTATGAGTTTTACATGCCAATTGCTTTCAATACTATGGAgggatttatttttataaatggTTTAAGGAATAATATTTGCTTTTACTATCTCTCTCTTTTATGGAAGTGACTATTGGTTATAACATAAATCCTTATCGACTTTCATCCCCTCACTTTTAAGATGGTTCCaatttagtacttttttttttggtttgtaaaatgTTCACTTTTTATAGTCTAAGGGTATTAAGGGCACTAAAATAGTCTCTCTCCTCATACATGAATTTTCTAATATTACTTTTGATTAGAAGGGTCAACAATGTTACCAAAATGTCAATTCAATGGATGATAAGTGAGATATTCAAAACCTCAAGAGAGataagtgatatttcatgaaacCTCAGGGAGGTCTTTGAAATTATCCCGAAGTAGGAATGGAAAATCCGTGTTGTGGAACAAGAATTAACATCGTCGTATTAAATCTTGAACTTAAGATCTTTTACACTTGCCCCATCATTCTTAATTCTTATACCATAGAACAATAAAAGTCCATAATTTTTACTCCACTTAAGTATCTTTTAAATTCTACCCAATTCAAAAGCCTGATTTTGACTTTTACCCCCATTCATCAGAGTCATTCTGCACAAGTTGATTGCCAAAGCCTGATTGGGGAGATGATATTGTAATTGCTTATAGTGCTCTCTTATCGGGTACAGAAGACGATGTCTTCTATGCTGTAAAGCTTCACTTGGTTGGTTGATTCACAATCCTAGGTGTTCTAGACATAAAAATATTCTCTAACTTGTACAGTCTTGTACCATAATGCAACCTAAATTCTTTCCACTGCAAGGAAAAAATGCATATTCTATACATTGCCTAGAACCAACCGTACCATTCATGCATCTGCCAAAATTCACCTTAAGTACAAAACTAGGAGGCAGTGCTTCCACATTATATTGGAATCCTTCTAGTAATCAAGTACAATCTTGCTGATCTGCAAAAAACAATGAAGACAACATTAATTATCCTAGTAAAAGAATCACAAACTCTGAACTAATCCAATCAATTTTTGCCTGTAGCTTATTGGCTACTGATAATTCTATGTCTTCTAAATCTGAAAAGGTCCATTAAATGTTGGGGACCATGATCGATACAGCAAAAAAGCAATTGTGAAAAGGCTAATGATGAAGCAGAAAGTTCAGATCAAAAATTTTTGGTAACAtgtttttctgcaattttcttacAATGTTGACAGAGAGGTTGTTAACATACATTTTCCGGCCGTAAATTCCAATCCACAAATTCCCTTTCTTCATCACATTTCACACTGTTCTTTTCCAGCAAAACCATTGCTGCTTCCCGGAAATCAGCTGCACAAAAAAGAAACGACATGGTCACCCTGTATCCCCCCATCTTTTCTTGAACATGGTGCCCAAAAATCATTTCTTTCCAAGGAAGAATTAATTGTTTATTCTTATTCGTCTACACAGTAATATTGCATAGGCAGCCAGCAAACTTGTTTGTCTGAATATGTAACATTGTGACATTCTCTATTGGGCTTTCAGCTTTCAGGTCCACGCCATCCGCACTACCATTGACGGTCTGGGATTCTGTGTTTTTCGTAGTGTGTGCTATAATTTCCGATGATTGAGGGTGTCGCAAGTCCAAACTGCTAATAGTTGTAAGTAATAACACTAGTAATACTGCTTCCCTTGGATTCTTTTCTCCCTGTGAAACACATAATAATTCAATCTTCACTGTTATTCTTCACTTCGAACAGTGAACAGTGACCACAAGTAGCTTTCGGCCTCAGCCGTCTCCATACCTCTGGACTTACTGTTTCAGACGGAACCCATAAAATTTCTTCCCATTTTATGCACTCATTACTCAGCCCCCGCCTGACCACCCCTTCCAGCTCTCGGTAGCCCGAGAAATCTCCCACGTGAAAGAGGGCAATATAAAAACCAAAGAGTGCCGTTGACACGAGGTTGTAGAGTTTTTTTTTGCATGCAAATACCAAGACAAGTGTCCTTCTGAGCAACTACGTGATGAGTCCTCTGGTTCCATCACACCGCAACAAGTTAAAAAGTAGAGTCCCAGACCGCATTTTCATTTACTTCTAAAATTTAAGAAGAAGATTAATGagatttttggtatttttttccCTTGTCTCCCTGCTTGACACCTCTATGTTTTGCTTCCACCACGTGTTTCGTGGTTCCGTAACGCCTATTTACTTTTCTTTGACCTCAATCTTCACGTCCAGCTCTCATTGTACCTTGTGCGATGTTCTtgatctcttcaaaattttccatCAATTTCACTCAAATTGATGCTCTCATTCTCCAATTCTTGTCCCAAGAAAAATGACATGATATTTTTCTACAAAGGTATCCTGGCAAGTTTTCGAAGACAATAAAATGTCCTCTAGATCAATCAATTTTCGACTGTCAGTAAGCGTAAACTGAGTGTAAATTTTTTGTTATTCCAATTTTGGTACAATGGCTTCAATTCTTCGGTTCAGGAAGCTGTGCATTTTAGTGCCTGTCAAGTGTTCTCCAGTGAGCTACGAATCACATGATGCTCCTGAGGCAGAAAAGAAAGAGGACAGTCCAATTTCCGCAGTTGAACAAGTTTCTGAGAAGCCACAAGTGAAAAAGAATAAGAGGCAGCCAAAGCAATGGAGATGTATAGATAAATGTTGTTGGATAATTGGATACATTTGCACTACTTGGTGGCTGATCCTGTTTTCATTCAATTGCTTAACTGCTAATTTGCCTGGGCTAAAAGTGCCTGAACCTCCTGGTGCTAGACTCAGACGAGAAGGCTTGACAGCTCTCCACCCTGTTGTTTTGGTGCCTGGGATTGTTACAGGAGGCCTTGAACTCTGGGAAGGGAAGCCTTGCTCTGAAGGCCTGTTTAGGAAGCGGCTTTGGGGCGGTAACTTTGCTGAAATATTCAAGAGGTTTGAGTTGCATTTCGGAATTtctgtttgttttagttttagAGGTTTTTGAAAGTTACATTGAGGTAATGACACTCAGTTCTGGGAATTTGTTGTGAAATTTAGGCCTTTATGTTTGTTGGAGCATCTCTCTTTGGACAATGAAACAGGGCTTGATCCTCCTGGAATTCGAGTTCGTGCTGTTGCAGGACTGGTTGCAGCTGACTATTTTGCTCCTGGTTATTTTGTTTGGGCTAACCTAATCGAGAATTTGGCAAAAATTGGCTATGAGGGTAAGAATATGTATATGGCTGCTTATGATTGGAGGCTATCCTTTCAGAATACTGAGGTACTGTTTTCCTCAATTAGTCATTCTCAATGATATTTTGGACAGATATTTCTAGACTAAAGTTGCTCCCTGTTTTGGTCTCTAGCAGTCCGATAGTATGTTCATCAATCATTATACGAATTTAAGCATTTGTATATGGAGTACTGTCATAAATCATTGAAGGGGCGATGCTGGTGCAGAACTAATGCCTTTTAATGCTGCACCCGAAAATAAATATTAGTAACACTCGGAAAATAGTTAGACGGGAAGCCTTATTTTATTATTGCCCATATGCCTTCGTGTCCCATACTAGACGAATTAAGTAGCAATAAATAGAGCTATGATGCAAATTCTGTAGCCCTGTCTGCATggacatgttttttttttttactgttgtCAAAGTGGCTTTCTAATATATACTATCATTTAGAACTGTTCATTATGCGGCTTTTGAGTTAGCAGCCAACGACCCTCCTAGGTTGATTTTCTGCAAATACGTTTTAAAGCTGTTACAGTAAGAGGTCCATGATTTCTGATAAAGTGTGAAGAGCTGAATGTAATTGAGCTTTCTCTGATTAGTTTATGATTGCCTCTAAGCAGATCAGGGACCAAACTCTTAGTATATTAAAGAGCCAAATTGAGCTTATGTATTTAACAAATGGCCGAAAAAAGGTGGTAGTGGTGCCTCATTCCATGGGGGTCATATATTTTCTGCATTTCCTTAAATGGGTCGAAGCCCCTCCCCCTATGGGAGGAGGTGGTGGCCCTGATTGGTGCAACAAGCATGTCAAAGCCATAATGAATATTGGTCCAGCATTTCTTGGTGTTCCCAAGGCTGTTGGCAGCTTATTGTCTGCGGAGAGCAAAGATGTTGCATTTCTCAGGTTGGTCTTCTTGCACTCATCCAAGGCTGTTTGGGAGCAATTTTAGGCATTTTAATTTTCAGCAATGTGAAtttttagaaagaaaacaagacaaGGATCTACAGTGAAGTTAGATTAAAATGGAAATGAATCTACTGATGCGAAGCTATTAATTCTATActacaaagaaaaataaaaaactggCACTTGCTAAGCGAAAGGAAAGAGCCTTGGTTGCTACTGATATATGGTACTACTACACAAGTAATGATTACAACTTTTCTGAGGAGCAAAAACTAAAAAGAGAATCAGATTAATGAAAGGCATGTTTTCGTTAACCGTCATTTTCAGTCATTGTGGTAGGTAATTCTTAACCTGATTTTGCAGAGCAATGGCGCCTGGTCTTTTTAGTTCTAAGACTCTTGGCCTTCAGACTCTGGAACATGCTATGAGGGTTGGTCGAACATGGGATTCAGTCATTTCTTTGTTACCTAAAGGGGGAGAGACTATCTGGGGTAACCTAGATTGGTCACCTGAAGAAGGACATGTATGTGATTCGTTGAAGAAAAGGCAGCTGCAAGCCTCTGCAAGTGACGATAAGGGCAACAACAGTGACTCCAGAAGGGCTTTCCATGTAAAAGAGCTGACAAAGTATGGCAGGATTGTATCTTTTGGAAAGAACGCATCAGAATTGCCTTCTTCACAATTCTCTCCTCTTGTTTTCAAGGTAGTGTCCGTGGACCATGTTCTTCTCTGCACCACTTCAAAATTATCTTGACTCCTGTATTCAGACATCATAAAACGAGTCACAAAGTTTTGCAATACAGGTGGCATATGATGTATCCGTGAGTAAAGTTTTTAATTACTGGTA
The Coffea eugenioides isolate CCC68of unplaced genomic scaffold, Ceug_1.0 ScVebR1_468;HRSCAF=1151, whole genome shotgun sequence DNA segment above includes these coding regions:
- the LOC113758304 gene encoding putative phospholipid:diacylglycerol acyltransferase 2, which produces MASILRFRKLCILVPVKCSPVSYESHDAPEAEKKEDSPISAVEQVSEKPQVKKNKRQPKQWRCIDKCCWIIGYICTTWWLILFSFNCLTANLPGLKVPEPPGARLRREGLTALHPVVLVPGIVTGGLELWEGKPCSEGLFRKRLWGGNFAEIFKRPLCLLEHLSLDNETGLDPPGIRVRAVAGLVAADYFAPGYFVWANLIENLAKIGYEGKNMYMAAYDWRLSFQNTEIRDQTLSILKSQIELMYLTNGRKKVVVVPHSMGVIYFLHFLKWVEAPPPMGGGGGPDWCNKHVKAIMNIGPAFLGVPKAVGSLLSAESKDVAFLRAMAPGLFSSKTLGLQTLEHAMRVGRTWDSVISLLPKGGETIWGNLDWSPEEGHVCDSLKKRQLQASASDDKGNNSDSRRAFHVKELTKYGRIVSFGKNASELPSSQFSPLVFKVVSGSSTNSASVSCGKVWTEYNEMSHDSIRRVAENKAYTAETVMDLLRLVAPKLMQRAEAQFSHGIAEDLDDPKYNHYKYWSNPLETKLPNAPDMEIYCLYGAGLPTERSYVYKLTPSDRCKSIPFQIDGSADGSNSCLKGGVYFGDGDESVPVISGGFMCAKGWRGRTRFNPSGIATYIREYHHKAPTSLLEGRGLESGSHVAIMGNVAFIEDVLRVAAGASGAGLGGDKVYSDIMRMSERIDIRL